Proteins encoded within one genomic window of Candidatus Poribacteria bacterium:
- a CDS encoding 4Fe-4S dicluster domain-containing protein, whose product MSDETGRRGFFKEALNQLIQPVAEFLDDRISDHLPVEDPDKRALLRPPGALPEVEFLEKCHRCGNCVKNCPANAILPLQSNQSDIANTPYIDPDEQPCVICDSLACMYVCPSGALQTVYAEDIRMGLAVFSAETCLRTKEIDCTYCVDTCPIGDDAIRLTPDGFIEVLDPGCTGCGVCQYACPTSPKSIVVEPYRV is encoded by the coding sequence ATGTCTGATGAAACGGGGAGACGTGGCTTTTTCAAGGAAGCCTTGAACCAACTCATTCAACCTGTTGCCGAATTTCTGGATGACAGGATAAGTGACCACCTGCCGGTTGAAGATCCGGACAAACGTGCTCTTTTGCGTCCTCCCGGGGCATTGCCCGAAGTAGAATTCTTAGAGAAATGTCATCGGTGTGGTAACTGCGTCAAGAACTGCCCCGCAAACGCTATTCTCCCTTTACAGAGCAATCAATCCGACATCGCGAATACCCCTTATATCGATCCTGATGAGCAACCGTGCGTTATCTGTGATTCGCTGGCGTGCATGTATGTCTGTCCAAGTGGTGCGCTGCAAACCGTTTATGCCGAAGACATTAGAATGGGATTGGCGGTTTTCAGTGCCGAAACCTGTCTGCGGACGAAAGAGATAGATTGCACTTATTGTGTTGACACATGTCCTATAGGTGATGACGCGATTCGTCTCACGCCAGATGGTTTTATAGAGGTGCTTGACCCTGGATGCACAGGATGTGGGGTCTGCCAGTACGCCTGCCCGACTTCACCAAAATCGATAGTCGTTGAACCCTATAGGGTGTAA
- a CDS encoding STAS domain-containing protein → MLDKFDIQIREEQEHAVIETEGYLNDALGEQLAEKAQALIQNGCTRLVINLDKTSLINSIGISILIEIIEALTEHEGTLNFCGLSATQERTFRMMAIAKYAGIFPDEESAIANL, encoded by the coding sequence TTGTTAGACAAATTCGATATTCAAATCCGCGAAGAACAGGAACACGCGGTAATTGAAACAGAGGGATACCTGAATGATGCTCTCGGAGAACAACTTGCCGAGAAGGCACAAGCACTCATTCAGAATGGTTGTACGCGGTTGGTGATTAACCTTGACAAAACATCACTCATTAACAGCATTGGTATATCGATACTTATTGAGATCATAGAAGCACTTACGGAGCACGAGGGCACCCTGAATTTCTGTGGGCTATCCGCTACACAAGAGCGAACATTCCGCATGATGGCAATTGCCAAATACGCGGGTATCTTTCCAGATGAAGAGTCCGCTATTGCCAACCTATAG
- a CDS encoding transcriptional regulator produces MNCEMSETRMRILQLLKMRAGMTIGQLTDALHISQMGVRQHLAILEEEGLVEHYREKQGRGRPPYVYQLTDEANSLFPTTYANFAVGLMHEVAKFNGPGFINKVFRGRMKSQLETYQLRLKGKALSERVKELARIRDEEGYMARFDENENDYVLTEHNCPIALIAQEYPHVCEIETALFRQSLGAKVVRVEHLMQGSHKCCYRIPKADEE; encoded by the coding sequence GTGAATTGCGAAATGAGTGAAACCCGAATGCGAATCCTGCAGCTGCTGAAAATGCGAGCAGGTATGACGATCGGTCAACTGACAGATGCCTTGCACATCAGCCAGATGGGGGTCCGACAACACCTCGCGATACTTGAAGAAGAGGGATTGGTTGAACACTACAGGGAAAAGCAGGGACGAGGGCGTCCGCCCTACGTTTATCAATTAACCGATGAAGCGAATAGTCTTTTCCCCACTACTTATGCCAACTTTGCGGTTGGTCTGATGCATGAGGTCGCAAAGTTTAACGGACCCGGTTTTATCAACAAAGTCTTCCGTGGACGGATGAAATCGCAGTTGGAAACTTATCAACTGCGGCTTAAAGGCAAAGCGTTGTCCGAGCGTGTCAAAGAACTTGCACGTATCCGTGATGAAGAGGGGTACATGGCGCGCTTTGACGAGAATGAAAACGACTACGTCTTAACCGAACATAACTGTCCTATCGCGTTGATCGCGCAAGAGTACCCACACGTCTGTGAAATTGAGACGGCACTCTTCCGGCAATCCTTGGGGGCAAAAGTTGTTCGGGTGGAACATCTCATGCAGGGAAGCCATAAATGTTGCTACCGGATTCCTAAAGCCGACGAAGAGTAA
- a CDS encoding DUF2971 domain-containing protein, whose protein sequence is MYEELDGINPPNDKDILWRYTNFEVFVNLLDTQALYFTRADKFEDPYEGFIPQSIIDAYKQSLKRVTPAEFVKAIMKRHEASRKYVMCNCWHRNVVESMAMWEKYHMRNSGVAIKTTMEKMKNSLLSEYSIYIGKIEYIHGNTDDDQYMQNFLQNDIPLAKKLTYFPYFQKRKEYEHEQEVRLIVDIDPFVRDALNNQTVENVDSFLETGLPDICDIGMLFNIDVSTLIDEVIVSPYAKDWITETLRSVVQKFGFNFQVSPSTLLDDPTSDELTNDGGL, encoded by the coding sequence ATGTATGAAGAATTAGACGGAATTAACCCTCCAAACGATAAAGATATTTTGTGGCGATACACGAACTTTGAGGTATTCGTTAATCTGTTAGATACACAAGCTTTGTATTTTACAAGAGCTGATAAATTCGAGGATCCATACGAAGGATTTATACCGCAAAGTATTATAGATGCTTACAAGCAATCCCTCAAGCGTGTCACCCCAGCAGAGTTTGTCAAAGCAATTATGAAGCGGCATGAAGCTTCACGTAAATATGTTATGTGTAACTGTTGGCATCGGAATGTAGTAGAGTCAATGGCAATGTGGGAAAAATATCATATGCGCAATAGTGGTGTTGCTATCAAAACAACCATGGAAAAAATGAAAAATAGCTTGTTAAGTGAATATTCTATTTATATCGGTAAAATAGAGTATATCCACGGTAACACGGATGACGACCAATATATGCAAAACTTTCTACAAAACGATATCCCATTGGCTAAAAAATTGACATATTTTCCTTATTTTCAAAAAAGAAAAGAATACGAACATGAACAGGAAGTTCGGTTAATTGTTGATATTGATCCTTTCGTTAGGGATGCTCTTAATAATCAGACTGTAGAAAATGTAGATTCTTTTTTAGAGACTGGATTACCGGATATATGCGACATCGGTATGCTTTTCAATATTGATGTAAGTACGTTGATTGATGAAGTCATTGTCTCACCCTACGCGAAGGATTGGATTACGGAAACTCTCAGATCAGTAGTTCAGAAATTCGGATTTAATTTTCAGGTTAGTCCATCAACACTTTTAGACGACCCTACTTCAGACGAACTTACCAATGATGGAGGTTTATAA
- a CDS encoding sulfatase produces the protein MAKQPNIVLMGVDSLLATHMSCYGYHRLTTPHIDRFAEGATLFEKTYSTHIPTTSAYASMLTGLDTFSTQVVALRHQGPLREEVKTLPEILRDAGYDTTCVGFGGPSARGFDTYLDYSGWGPDDTGRSPKAENLNKTTLPELNRLIDQSDEKPFFLFLRHMDPHSPYLPPAPYERTFYHGDECDPSNKSMEPVMAFKPFCDYFASWMPQGITDKDYVIAQYDGAIAYMDACIQTLFNALETRGVMDETIVVINGDHGETLYDHECWFDHHGLYDVTLHVPLIIRYPGRVPAGKRVAGYNQHKDLVPTLLELADIQTDIAFDGESLTPLMNGEITSYESEFYITECTWMRKHGWRTPEWKLIVALEPDFHFKLPVELYNLIHDPDENNNLVDEHPDIVNILETRMKNWILQREQETGLTNPIMTQGDWHGHKGVGPFKSSEQAYDTMHIGNPGEAARLQAKSRDE, from the coding sequence ATGGCAAAACAGCCAAATATTGTATTGATGGGAGTCGACTCCCTTCTCGCAACACACATGAGTTGTTACGGGTATCATCGACTGACGACACCGCATATCGACAGGTTCGCGGAGGGTGCCACCCTTTTTGAGAAAACCTATAGCACGCACATTCCAACAACAAGTGCCTACGCCTCAATGCTCACCGGCTTAGACACCTTCAGCACACAAGTCGTTGCTTTGCGGCACCAAGGACCGCTCCGTGAAGAGGTCAAAACGTTACCGGAAATCCTTCGGGACGCAGGCTACGACACCACCTGTGTCGGATTCGGTGGACCGAGTGCACGTGGATTTGATACCTATCTTGACTACTCTGGATGGGGTCCGGATGACACCGGCCGCAGTCCCAAAGCGGAAAATCTCAACAAAACCACCCTCCCAGAACTGAATCGACTCATAGATCAGAGCGACGAGAAACCATTTTTCCTCTTCCTACGCCACATGGATCCGCATTCCCCTTATCTACCGCCCGCTCCCTATGAACGCACATTCTACCACGGCGATGAGTGCGATCCGAGCAACAAATCCATGGAACCGGTGATGGCGTTCAAACCTTTCTGCGATTACTTCGCCTCGTGGATGCCACAAGGAATTACCGATAAAGATTACGTCATCGCGCAATACGACGGCGCAATCGCTTATATGGACGCGTGCATTCAGACGCTCTTTAACGCGCTCGAAACGCGCGGCGTGATGGACGAAACAATTGTCGTTATCAACGGCGATCACGGCGAAACCCTCTATGACCACGAGTGTTGGTTCGACCACCATGGACTCTACGATGTTACCTTGCATGTACCGCTCATTATCCGTTATCCAGGTCGCGTGCCTGCCGGAAAACGGGTCGCGGGCTATAATCAGCACAAAGACCTCGTGCCGACGCTCCTTGAATTAGCGGATATTCAAACCGACATCGCATTCGATGGCGAGAGTCTCACGCCTTTAATGAATGGCGAGATAACCTCCTACGAGAGTGAGTTCTATATCACAGAATGCACATGGATGCGCAAACACGGCTGGCGGACTCCTGAATGGAAACTCATCGTCGCGCTTGAACCGGATTTCCACTTCAAGCTCCCTGTTGAACTCTATAACCTTATTCATGATCCTGACGAAAACAACAATCTCGTCGATGAACATCCGGATATCGTCAACATCCTTGAAACACGGATGAAAAACTGGATCCTCCAACGAGAACAGGAAACAGGTTTAACGAACCCAATCATGACGCAAGGCGATTGGCACGGACACAAAGGTGTCGGTCCGTTCAAGTCATCCGAGCAGGCATACGACACAATGCACATTGGAAATCCAGGTGAAGCCGCACGTCTGCAAGCAAAATCAAGAGATGAGTAG
- a CDS encoding phosphoenolpyruvate hydrolase family protein has protein sequence MPDYRRSEVLGRLRSELDRGKSLLAVGAGTGITAKFAEQGGADLIVIYNSGRYRMSGFGSCAGLLAYGDANAIVMEMGEREVLPVVKETPVIAGVNGTDPTRRMSNFLKQVRDVGFDGVNNFPTVGVIDGTFRVTLEETGMGFYKEVETIGIAHEMDLFTIVYVFNPEESESMAKVGADVIIAHMNTTVGGTIGAETAFTLEDAAVRVQEICDAAKAQNPDVICLSHGGPIAKAPDAAYINENTDTVGFVGASSIERFACEESIPRITASFKE, from the coding sequence ATGCCAGATTATAGAAGATCTGAAGTTTTAGGACGACTTAGGTCCGAGTTAGACAGAGGTAAATCCTTGCTCGCTGTTGGTGCGGGCACAGGCATTACAGCAAAATTCGCTGAACAAGGTGGAGCAGACCTGATAGTAATTTACAACTCCGGTCGCTACCGGATGTCAGGGTTCGGATCCTGCGCGGGTCTGTTGGCTTACGGCGATGCAAACGCCATCGTCATGGAGATGGGAGAACGTGAGGTCCTACCTGTTGTCAAAGAAACCCCCGTCATCGCTGGTGTCAACGGCACAGATCCAACACGCCGGATGAGCAACTTCCTCAAGCAGGTCCGCGATGTTGGTTTTGATGGCGTGAATAACTTCCCAACCGTCGGTGTGATTGACGGCACTTTTCGGGTAACGCTTGAAGAGACGGGAATGGGTTTCTATAAAGAAGTTGAGACAATCGGTATTGCACATGAAATGGATCTTTTCACCATTGTCTATGTCTTTAACCCTGAAGAGTCTGAGAGTATGGCAAAAGTCGGTGCGGATGTGATCATCGCGCACATGAACACGACGGTCGGTGGTACGATTGGGGCAGAAACTGCTTTTACGCTTGAAGACGCAGCTGTACGTGTACAGGAAATATGTGATGCAGCAAAGGCACAGAATCCTGATGTGATCTGCTTGTCACACGGTGGTCCAATCGCAAAGGCACCAGATGCTGCGTATATCAATGAGAATACCGACACCGTCGGGTTCGTAGGTGCATCCAGCATTGAACGGTTTGCCTGTGAGGAGAGTATTCCACGGATTACGGCTTCATTCAAGGAATGA
- a CDS encoding phytanoyl-CoA dioxygenase family protein, giving the protein MQHELTESQINFYQENGFLVIENFLDADKLTEWRRCTDESVEERLGNSVEFMTNQMDAKQFYARVFTQCLRLSDTHTGMRKLVHDPRLGKMAAQLSGVDGMRIWHDQALIKPPHGNPTAWHLDVPYWSFDSRDAVSFWVALDDATLANGCMWYLPGTHKTARFDNVGIGINIGELFNVYPEWKQIEPQSAPCPAGSIAWHNGLVAHGAGANMTIHHRRAMTCGFMPDGCTFNGKRNILPEDYFNSLEIGDVLNNDTQNTLIWHKEWDA; this is encoded by the coding sequence ATGCAGCACGAACTCACTGAATCACAAATTAATTTTTATCAAGAAAATGGATTTCTTGTTATTGAAAACTTTTTAGATGCCGATAAATTGACAGAGTGGCGACGATGTACCGATGAATCCGTTGAGGAACGACTCGGCAATTCCGTCGAATTTATGACGAATCAGATGGATGCGAAGCAGTTTTATGCGCGCGTTTTCACGCAATGCCTCCGTTTGTCAGATACGCACACTGGGATGCGGAAACTGGTTCACGATCCAAGGCTCGGCAAGATGGCAGCACAACTATCTGGCGTTGATGGGATGCGTATATGGCACGACCAAGCATTGATTAAACCGCCTCACGGCAATCCTACAGCGTGGCACCTCGACGTACCCTATTGGTCCTTTGACTCACGTGATGCTGTTTCGTTCTGGGTTGCGCTGGACGACGCGACACTCGCGAACGGATGTATGTGGTACCTCCCCGGCACCCACAAAACTGCCCGTTTTGATAACGTTGGCATCGGGATAAATATCGGTGAACTGTTCAACGTATACCCAGAATGGAAGCAGATTGAACCACAATCCGCCCCCTGTCCCGCCGGTTCTATCGCATGGCATAACGGTCTCGTCGCTCACGGTGCCGGTGCGAACATGACAATCCACCACCGCAGAGCAATGACTTGCGGTTTTATGCCCGATGGATGCACTTTCAATGGAAAGCGAAATATCCTGCCAGAAGACTATTTTAACTCACTGGAAATTGGTGATGTGCTTAACAATGACACCCAGAATACACTCATTTGGCACAAGGAGTGGGATGCTTAA
- the purQ gene encoding phosphoribosylformylglycinamidine synthase I, which yields MTKPNVLILRTAGTNCDAETDTAFQFAGAETALVHIQHLISGKVNLADYQILAIPGGFSYGDDIAAGILLAIEMRHKLTNALNRFVADGKLILGICNGFQVLVRTGLLPGNDTLEMTQRATLAMNTSAKFECRWVDLETQESPCVFTRNTKARVYLPVAHAEGRFTAPEDVLSEVEANNQVVFRYAESRYPNNPNGSDADIAGICDTTGRIFGLMPHPERFLTKWNHPRWTRLSETEDSLSEEGDGLVIFKNAVNYVKANL from the coding sequence ATGACTAAGCCAAACGTACTCATCTTACGAACCGCAGGAACTAACTGCGATGCAGAAACAGACACAGCATTCCAATTCGCCGGGGCGGAGACAGCGTTAGTCCACATCCAACACCTCATATCCGGCAAAGTCAACCTGGCGGACTATCAGATCCTCGCTATCCCCGGTGGCTTCTCCTACGGTGATGATATTGCTGCCGGTATTTTACTGGCGATTGAGATGAGACACAAACTGACAAACGCGCTCAACCGGTTTGTCGCTGACGGTAAACTGATACTCGGTATATGCAATGGATTCCAAGTCCTCGTCCGGACAGGCTTATTGCCCGGGAACGACACCTTAGAAATGACACAACGCGCGACGTTAGCAATGAACACCTCGGCAAAATTCGAGTGTCGGTGGGTAGATTTGGAAACGCAGGAAAGTCCGTGCGTCTTTACAAGAAACACCAAAGCTCGTGTCTATCTCCCCGTCGCGCACGCTGAGGGTCGATTTACTGCTCCCGAAGATGTGCTGTCAGAAGTGGAAGCAAACAATCAGGTTGTGTTTCGATATGCCGAAAGCAGATACCCAAACAATCCGAACGGTTCCGATGCCGACATCGCTGGTATATGCGATACAACAGGAAGAATCTTCGGTTTGATGCCCCATCCAGAAAGGTTCCTGACAAAATGGAATCACCCGCGCTGGACCCGGCTTTCAGAAACAGAAGACTCCCTTTCCGAAGAGGGCGACGGATTGGTTATCTTCAAAAACGCTGTTAATTACGTCAAAGCAAATCTTTAA
- the purL gene encoding phosphoribosylformylglycinamidine synthase subunit PurL, whose translation MSNTVNEINILNADDAELMRISREGTLSLNLNEMKAIQTHFGTLGRNPTDVEIETIAQTWSEHCVHKTFKSIILYSEGEQEPEQIDGLFPTYIQRATEEIAKPWCVSVFSDNAGIIEFDDTFNLVFKVETHNHPSAIEPYGGAGTGIGGVIRDSLGTGLGAKPILNTDVFCFGMPDTPYAQLPKGTLHPKRVFKGVVAGVRDYGNRMGIPTANGTILFDTRYTANPLVFCGNVGLIPRNRCDKSVEPGDLVVAIGGQTGRDGIHGATFSSAELDDTSENLGSVVQIGNPITEKKIVDALLQARDRNLYRSITDCGAGGFSSAVGEMGEHIGAEVHLERVSLKYEGLAPWEIWLSEAQERMVIAVPAENIDELMEICEAEVVEATVLGNFTDTHRLQVFYEGAIVADLEMEFLHNGLPKPVKQAVWSLPKHPDMASRDEETENYTEDLKRLLASPNIASKESVIRQYDHGVQGGIVINPLVGAENDGPSDACVVTPVIGSRMGVIVANGINPKYSDVDPYLSAAAAIDEALRNIIAVGGTLEKTALLDNFCWGNPDKPDRLGELVRAAKACYDIATAYGTPFISGKDSLYNEYRDTTTGEQRAIPSTLLISAICVIPDIQRAVTMDVKTPGNFIYVVGNTYAELGGSHYFGIHGFIGNNAPAIRPNEGKLTMERLSSAINNGLVRSCHDCSEGGIGVAAAEMAFSGGYGMSLNLNDVPTGDEITADDYLLFSESNSRFLVEIEPQHRKAYEKHMAEIPIGCLGTVTDTLEFAIKGRAGNPIIETSVDILKSAWQTPLHS comes from the coding sequence ATGTCCAATACGGTTAACGAAATAAACATTCTAAACGCAGATGATGCTGAACTGATGCGTATCAGTCGAGAAGGAACGCTGTCCCTGAACTTGAACGAGATGAAGGCGATCCAGACACATTTCGGAACGTTAGGACGCAACCCAACCGATGTAGAAATAGAGACCATCGCCCAAACGTGGTCCGAGCATTGCGTTCACAAAACGTTTAAGAGCATCATCCTCTATTCCGAAGGGGAGCAAGAACCGGAACAAATTGACGGTTTGTTTCCAACCTACATCCAACGGGCAACCGAGGAAATAGCAAAACCGTGGTGTGTCTCTGTCTTTTCGGACAACGCCGGTATCATCGAATTCGATGATACATTCAACCTCGTCTTCAAAGTGGAGACACACAATCATCCCTCAGCGATTGAACCCTACGGTGGTGCCGGTACTGGTATCGGTGGTGTCATCCGTGACTCACTCGGCACGGGACTTGGTGCAAAACCGATTCTGAATACAGATGTCTTCTGTTTCGGGATGCCGGATACGCCTTACGCGCAGCTGCCGAAAGGTACGCTTCATCCGAAACGCGTCTTTAAAGGGGTCGTCGCTGGCGTGCGTGATTACGGCAACCGGATGGGCATTCCGACAGCCAACGGTACTATCCTCTTTGATACCCGCTATACTGCAAACCCACTTGTTTTCTGTGGAAATGTCGGCTTAATACCGAGAAACAGATGCGATAAATCCGTTGAACCCGGTGATCTCGTCGTCGCAATCGGCGGACAAACAGGCCGCGACGGAATCCACGGTGCCACCTTCTCCTCCGCAGAACTCGACGATACATCTGAAAATCTTGGCAGCGTCGTACAGATCGGCAATCCAATTACGGAGAAGAAGATTGTCGATGCCCTGTTACAAGCACGCGATCGTAACCTGTATCGCTCCATAACTGATTGTGGCGCGGGAGGGTTTTCCTCTGCTGTGGGTGAGATGGGAGAACATATAGGCGCAGAAGTGCATTTGGAACGGGTCTCCCTGAAATATGAAGGACTCGCCCCCTGGGAAATCTGGCTATCCGAAGCACAAGAACGTATGGTCATCGCTGTCCCGGCTGAAAATATAGACGAACTCATGGAGATATGCGAAGCGGAAGTCGTTGAAGCCACGGTCCTCGGAAATTTCACAGACACACATCGGTTACAAGTGTTCTATGAAGGTGCAATAGTCGCTGATTTAGAGATGGAATTTCTGCACAATGGCTTACCGAAACCCGTCAAGCAGGCAGTTTGGTCCCTACCGAAGCACCCAGACATGGCATCACGAGATGAAGAAACGGAAAACTACACTGAAGATCTCAAACGACTTCTCGCAAGTCCAAACATTGCAAGCAAAGAATCCGTCATCCGGCAATACGACCATGGTGTCCAAGGTGGTATAGTGATCAATCCGCTTGTCGGCGCAGAAAACGACGGACCCAGCGATGCATGCGTTGTTACCCCTGTTATTGGAAGCCGAATGGGCGTAATCGTCGCGAACGGTATCAACCCGAAATATAGCGACGTAGATCCGTATCTCAGTGCAGCGGCAGCGATCGATGAGGCACTGCGGAACATAATTGCTGTCGGTGGAACGTTAGAAAAAACAGCACTGTTAGATAACTTCTGTTGGGGAAATCCAGATAAACCCGATCGACTCGGTGAATTAGTCCGTGCAGCGAAAGCGTGCTATGACATCGCAACGGCTTATGGTACTCCCTTTATCTCTGGTAAAGACAGCCTCTACAACGAATACCGCGACACCACAACAGGTGAACAACGCGCGATTCCATCAACACTGCTTATCTCCGCCATCTGCGTTATACCTGACATTCAGCGTGCTGTCACAATGGATGTAAAAACGCCCGGCAATTTCATCTATGTCGTCGGCAACACTTACGCCGAATTGGGGGGATCGCACTACTTCGGTATCCACGGATTCATCGGAAACAACGCACCTGCCATCCGTCCCAATGAAGGTAAATTAACGATGGAACGCCTCAGCAGTGCTATCAATAACGGATTGGTGCGTTCTTGCCATGACTGTTCCGAAGGCGGTATCGGTGTCGCAGCGGCGGAGATGGCGTTTTCAGGTGGATACGGAATGTCCCTAAATCTCAACGATGTCCCCACAGGTGATGAGATTACCGCTGACGACTATCTTCTGTTCTCGGAGTCAAACAGTCGTTTTCTTGTAGAGATTGAACCACAACACCGCAAGGCTTACGAAAAGCACATGGCGGAAATACCGATAGGTTGTCTCGGTACCGTTACAGACACACTGGAATTCGCCATTAAGGGAAGGGCAGGAAATCCAATTATTGAAACCTCGGTTGATATTCTCAAATCTGCGTGGCAAACACCATTGCATTCGTAA
- a CDS encoding ATP-binding protein gives MSSEHKVLLTIPMYPDMELAAAKTGSVLAELKDFNEEAIEEIQLAIIETCINASEHSQSDDKEVHIQFLVTDDELQVKITDRGVGITADTLDGSRLLGRPGVFPDLRKRGRGLQIIKALMDEVVIESSPDGTTVSFTKKKTAE, from the coding sequence GTGTCATCTGAACACAAAGTACTCCTCACTATACCGATGTATCCTGATATGGAACTTGCCGCAGCAAAAACTGGCTCTGTCCTTGCTGAATTGAAGGATTTCAATGAAGAAGCGATTGAAGAGATTCAACTCGCAATCATCGAAACTTGTATCAACGCTTCTGAACACAGTCAAAGCGATGATAAAGAAGTACATATTCAATTCTTAGTTACGGACGATGAGTTGCAGGTCAAAATCACCGACCGAGGGGTTGGTATAACTGCGGATACATTGGACGGCAGTCGCTTACTCGGTCGCCCAGGGGTATTCCCCGATCTGCGTAAGCGCGGAAGGGGCTTGCAAATTATTAAAGCACTAATGGATGAAGTGGTTATAGAGAGCAGCCCTGACGGCACAACTGTTAGTTTTACAAAGAAGAAGACAGCCGAATAG